The stretch of DNA CCATGAAATTGACGGCCGCGCCGCTTATTTTATCGGCCGCGACAATCAGGTCGCCCTCGTTCTCGCGGGATTCGTCGTCCACCACGATGATCATTTTACCCCGGCGCACATCCCGGATTATATTTTCAATCGGTTCAAAGGGTGTTTTCATCAATATTAGGCGCGGCGGGGATGCCGCCGCGCGTTACGAATATATACTTTTCAGACGTCAAAATCCATGACCGCCGGCGTAAAATGCCATTCTTTCTTCTCCGCCGCCGTCCGCAGGCTCTCCTGGCAATAACGGAGCGTTTCCGCGGCAAATCGTCTGCCATGTCGGGATTGGCCGGGGTGCCCGAGAATCTTGACGGCGATAAAGCGCGTATTTTTAAGCCCCAATGTTCCCCGGCCGCCGGCGCTATCCCACAGTCCGGAAAGCTGTCCCAGCAGAGCGTGCAATACGCGCCAGATTGTCAACTCCAGCCCGGCGCCCGGAAAGGAAAAAACCGTCCGCAGGTTCAGTGTCCAGCAGGGACCGCCGGCGCTCCAGAACGGCGGGGAAGGACGCAGCGCGCGCACCGCATGGCCCAGGCGGGGGAATAAATCGCCGCCGAAAACCGCGTCGCCGTATGATTCGGTTATATTCAGCTCCGGCCCTTTCAGCCGCAATAAGGTCCGGGCGGCCTCCTCCCGGCCGATGGCCCAGAGCGCGCGGCAGGTCATGAGCAGGAGGTAATCGGAAGGAATCATAACTCCGTTGGCCGCGCGCCGCGCTTCCCGCGGGCGGGGGATAAAAGCGTCCGCATGAAACATGAATTCCGCCACCGAGCGGGCGAGCGCGCCGCTCTCGTGCGGCGCGATCCAGTCCGTGAAATCCGGGCCGACCGACCGCACTTCGGCGGCAATATGTTCGGTTAAAGTATCCAGGCCGGGATCGGTTGATGAAATTGTATCGTTCCAGATCATTCGTGGCTGATAATGCTTTTCACTTCGGTTAAAAACTGATTGACGTCCTTGAAACGCCGGTAGACGGAAGCAAAGCGGACGTAGGCGACTTCGTCAAGCTTTTCCAGCCGTTCCATGACTTTTTCCCCGATAATGCTGCTGGGCACTTCGCGGTCGTATTCGTTGTCTATTTCATGCAGGATGGAATCGGTCAGGTTTTCAATCTGCTCCGTGCTGATGGAGCGTTTCTGGCAGGCGCGCATGATGCCGTTGACCAGTTTATTCCGGTCCAGGTCCTCATGCCGGCCGTCGCGCTTGATTACCTTCAGAACGGCCTTGACGATTTCCTCATAAGTTGTAAAGCGATAGCCGCATTGCAGACATACCCGCCGGC from Kiritimatiellia bacterium encodes:
- the nrdR gene encoding transcriptional regulator NrdR; protein product: MRCLKCGHLHDKVIDSRSAKDGNIIRRRRVCLQCGYRFTTYEEIVKAVLKVIKRDGRHEDLDRNKLVNGIMRACQKRSISTEQIENLTDSILHEIDNEYDREVPSSIIGEKVMERLEKLDEVAYVRFASVYRRFKDVNQFLTEVKSIISHE